In Propionispora vibrioides, a single genomic region encodes these proteins:
- a CDS encoding FecCD family ABC transporter permease — translation MMNMQQEKNQAHKRKITRRNTGIVFAFSLLLLLSFLVSMNSGYVKLSPLDTLSTLFGGGSDREKLLLFGFRLPRIVIAMLVGAGLSLSGCIIQGVSRNALADPGLLGINAGAGLTVILFVLFFGTQSILSVFTLPFLALIGAGITAVLIYALAYKGHTGLAPIRLILTGVAVQAGIAALTTVLVVKLDDTQFDFVAAWQAGSIWGSNWKFVLALLPWLLLLIPYVLSKSRVLDVLSLGDDIACGLGVAVEKERRHLLAAAVALAASCVAVSGSISFVGLIAPHLTRRLVGPGHRVLFPVCALAGAVLVSAADTLARVLVQPFEIPTGIMVSIVGAPYFLYLLTRSKQ, via the coding sequence ATGATGAATATGCAACAGGAGAAAAACCAAGCTCATAAACGAAAAATTACGCGCAGGAATACCGGTATTGTATTTGCTTTTTCGCTACTGCTCCTGTTGTCGTTTCTCGTCAGCATGAACAGCGGCTACGTAAAGCTCTCGCCGCTGGATACACTGAGCACGCTGTTCGGTGGCGGCAGCGACAGGGAAAAGCTGCTCCTGTTCGGCTTCCGGCTGCCCCGCATCGTGATTGCCATGCTGGTAGGAGCGGGACTTTCGTTGTCCGGCTGCATCATCCAGGGTGTGTCCCGCAACGCCTTGGCAGACCCCGGTCTGTTAGGCATTAACGCCGGCGCGGGATTGACGGTTATTTTATTCGTACTGTTTTTCGGCACTCAGTCCATCCTGTCGGTTTTTACTCTGCCATTTCTGGCGCTCATCGGCGCCGGCATTACGGCGGTTCTGATTTATGCCCTGGCTTACAAAGGGCATACCGGTCTGGCACCGATTCGCTTAATTTTAACCGGTGTGGCAGTGCAGGCAGGCATTGCCGCACTGACCACGGTGCTGGTGGTCAAACTGGATGATACGCAGTTTGATTTTGTGGCAGCCTGGCAAGCGGGCAGCATCTGGGGCTCTAACTGGAAATTTGTTCTGGCACTGTTGCCCTGGCTATTGCTGTTGATTCCCTATGTGCTGTCCAAGTCCCGCGTGCTGGACGTGCTGAGTCTGGGAGATGATATCGCTTGCGGCTTAGGAGTTGCGGTGGAAAAGGAGCGCAGGCATCTGCTTGCCGCCGCTGTGGCGTTGGCGGCCTCCTGTGTGGCGGTTAGCGGCAGTATCAGCTTTGTAGGACTGATTGCGCCCCATCTGACGCGGCGGCTGGTGGGGCCGGGCCACAGGGTTTTGTTTCCCGTCTGTGCTTTGGCCGGAGCGGTACTGGTATCCGCTGCAGATACGCTTGCGCGGGTGCTTGTCCAGCCATTCGAAATTCCCACCGGCATTATGGTTTCAATTGTGGGTGCACCGTACTTCTTGTACCTGCTCACCAGGAGCAAACAGTAA
- a CDS encoding ABC transporter ATP-binding protein has protein sequence MNSIVTENLAIAYDNNLVVADLKLQLPQGKITAIIGPNGCGKSTVLKAIGRILKPKDGIVYLNGKDIRSLSTREIAQKLAILPQSPQAPAGLTVGELVAYGRFPHQRGFGKLGPQDKEIIAWALAATKLTELETTVVDNLSGGQKQRVWIAMALAQQTDLILLDEPTTYLDLTYQLEVLELLYRLNREQNCTIVMVLHDLNLAARFADYMVAIRSGDIIRHGTPAEVITAEVLRETFHIDANVVVEPRTGRPACIFYDLIKGLESN, from the coding sequence ATGAACAGTATTGTAACTGAAAATCTGGCCATCGCCTATGACAACAACCTTGTTGTCGCTGATTTAAAACTTCAACTTCCCCAGGGAAAGATCACCGCTATTATTGGACCGAACGGTTGCGGCAAATCCACGGTACTCAAAGCGATAGGACGTATTTTGAAGCCGAAAGACGGCATAGTGTACTTAAACGGCAAGGATATCCGCAGCCTTTCTACCAGAGAAATAGCACAGAAGCTGGCAATTCTGCCGCAGTCGCCACAGGCGCCGGCGGGGCTGACCGTGGGCGAGTTGGTAGCCTATGGCCGCTTTCCCCATCAGCGGGGTTTTGGCAAGCTGGGGCCCCAGGACAAAGAAATCATCGCCTGGGCGTTGGCAGCCACCAAGCTTACAGAACTTGAAACCACTGTGGTGGATAATCTTTCGGGCGGACAAAAACAGCGGGTATGGATTGCCATGGCTCTGGCACAGCAAACCGACCTCATTTTGTTGGATGAACCAACGACCTATCTGGACCTAACCTATCAATTGGAAGTACTGGAACTTTTATACCGGCTCAACCGGGAGCAAAACTGCACGATTGTCATGGTGCTGCATGACCTGAACCTGGCGGCGCGTTTCGCAGATTATATGGTCGCCATCCGCAGCGGGGATATCATCCGCCACGGCACGCCGGCAGAGGTCATAACCGCCGAGGTTCTCCGTGAAACCTTCCACATCGACGCAAATGTTGTTGTAGAGCCCCGCACTGGACGTCCCGCCTGCATTTTCTATGACCTGATCAAAGGGCTGGAAAGCAATTGA